The Coffea arabica cultivar ET-39 chromosome 10e, Coffea Arabica ET-39 HiFi, whole genome shotgun sequence region AGGAGAGAATGGCGGGGAGTCGGAGCTTGTTGATCTTGAGGATATTGCCGGTAAAGGACCTTCAAGAAGGAAGGAGATGGTGGAGGCTAAAGCTAATGGAGAATTGAATGGTGTGACTGGCAAGAAAGCAATGGTGACTCCTGTGATCAGGGCAAATTTGGAGAAGCAGGTAGTTCGATGAAGTGTCTGTTTTTCAGATATTAAAGAATCTAGGATGCATGATTgatatttaaacaaaaaaaaaaaaaaattttttttttgcaccttTGGAGTTTAATGTATGTTTTTTGAAATAATGAGACTTAAATCGTGTGTTCATCATGGCTTGCCTTCAGACTGCGTATAAGTTATTTGAAGTACTAAAAGCTGCTTCTAATGTTTGTCTGATGGTAAACTATAGAATACATCCGTTGACTATAATTTAGTTAAATGTTTGTATCTTCGTCATTGTCCTTCAACCTCATATTTGAAGATGTGTATTTTTAGTCTTATTATGCTCTAGGAGTACATTATTAATATCCTCTATGTTGGTAACTTTTGTTCTGCAAATCCTTGTCCtatgatttttatttcaatatCTGTTGGATTTCACAGTTTCTTCTGcttttgtgtgaattttgaggcTTTACATGGGGGATGATTTCATCTTGTTTGATTTATTATGCATGCGGAATCACTTTGTTTTTGTTGGGTTTCTTAGTTTGCTAACATGTTACATTATGGTGAAAGGCCAATTATGTACCTGCATATCTTGTATCTAAATTTGTTTTCTGTAGATCTGTATGTAAAGTCCTCCATCGCTTTTGAACTCACAGCTATGTTATGGCTATTGCAGGGGTATAAAGTTATCGGGTCCCACAGTGGagtcaagctttgtagatggACCAAGTCTCAACTAAGAGGCCGTGGAGGCTGCTACAAGCACTCATTTTATGGGATTGAGAGTCACAGGTTTACTTTATCAACTCTTGACACTTATTGTACTATTGTTTGTTTGAGAGTTGCAATTAGACTACATAGATATGTCTCCTCTGGCTTGAGCACTGATTTACCTTATATCATGTGGATGTCATTACTGTATCCAAGTAAAAGCTTTCAGATCCTCATGTGTGAGATGGTCTCAAGCATTTCCACAGccttaaaaattttcttaaaaggCATTCCAATCTACGAACTTTCTCAACTAAATAGAGCCTAAAGTAAACCCCAGTCAACATGATTGTAAATCTTTTGTTGAATTGTTGTGTAAAATTTTTAACATGATTAGCCTATAGGTTATCTGTTCTTAGAGAAGGTAGTTGTTGTACTTAAAACTGTTCTAAGAGCGCTTTAGCGGTTAAGAGCTGCAGATGCTTTCCTGATAAGCTGTGCAGGTTTTTGTTGGTGCATGACTTTGTGGATGTTTCTCTGTTTGGTAGAGATTAATTTATATCCTTCTTCAAATCTTTAGATGCATGGAGGCAACTCCGAGTTTAGCATGCGCAAATAAGTGTGTTTTCTGTTGGAGGCATCACACAAATCCTGTTGGGAAGAGTTGGCAGTGGAAGATGGATGATCCTTTAGAGATTGTGAATACAGCTATTGAGTTGCATACCAAAATGATAAGGCAAATGAAAGGAGTTCCAGGCAAGTATTAAGGTTGCATCAACCTTTTTTTCCCATATGGAGTATCATTGTAGCTCTCGTTCATGTAAGAGAATTAGAACATTCAATTAAATGCATGGTATAATAGCAAAAAGGTGAGAGAGCTTTTAGTTAAAGCACTTCACTATCTAGGCTTTTTCCTCTTTAGTCCATGTTTAACTGCTCAAACTGATGAAAAGTTGTCACCCTAGTGCAAAGTTTTGTCCTGAAAACTGGATGATGTGTGGGTACTGTTAGCGTTGTTCTTAAGAGGCATATGTACCTGCAGGTGTTAAGGAGGGGCGCCTGTCAGAGGGTCTTGCCCCTAGGCACTGTGCCTTGTCTCTTGTTGGTGAGCCCATCATGTATCCTGAGATCAATACATTGGTAGATGAGTTGCATCGAAGACGGATTTCTACTTTTTTAGTGACAAATGCACAATTTCCGGAAAAGATCAAGTTGCTGAAGCCTGTTACACAggtttgcttgttttgtttccgTCTTCAGTTCTGTTTAAACATCTAACTGAGTTTTGGTACTAATTGTCACTGATTTCTTTCAATTGATTATGCAGTTATACGTTAGTGTAGATGCTGCAACAAAGGACAGCTTGAAAGCTATTGATCGGCCGTTGTTTGGAGATTTTTGGGAGCGATTTGTTGTGAGAATCTTCCTGATATTGAAAtctataatttatttcatcttACGCTTTCTTCATTTTGATATCAAAAtctatcatttatttcattttaggctttctTCTTTATGATATGGAAACctattatttattcattttaggCTTTCTTCTTTTCTGAACCATTTGGATGAATGCTAGATggcttaaaaaacaaaaaaagagaatGGGATTCCCTCAATTCTAGCACCAGTTGGATTGCGTGATTATCATCATAGAACCTTCCAAGTGTTCAAACTTGTCTTTGATTGTCAATAGGGAGAAATTAGGAAAGATGTGCTTGTACAAGGAGCTTCTACTTGTTTTAGTTTAGCTTTGGGATGCCTGGCTGCCTCAATGTAACTCTGCCCTATCTGTTTTTGCCTTAATCAGGAGTCCCTGAAAGCTTTAAAAGACAAACAACAGCGGACAGTTTATCGCTTGACTTTAGTCAAAGGTTGGAATACAGAGGATGTAGATGCGTATTCTAGCCTCTTTGGCACTGGGAATCCCGATTTCATTGAAATAAAAGGAGTTACTTATTGTGGATCGTGAGTTCCGAACCTAGCATTCTCTCCTCTGCCTCTGCACCTCCccacccaaaaaagaaaaagaaaaccttcCCCAGTGGTTTTATTCCCCAAATGGCCTTTTGTTCTATTTTGACAGTGATATTGGAAGTGAAGTACTGAACAGTTTTATAACAGGTCTGCTACGTCGAAGTTGACAATGGAGAATGTGCCTTGGCATTATGATGTAAAGGAGTTTTCTGAGGCATTATGTCAGAGAAGCAACGGAGAGTATGAGGTTGCTTGTGAGCATGTACATTCGTGTTGCGTTCTTTTGGCTAAAGTGGAGAAATTTAAGGTGGATGGCCAATGGTACACATGGATAGATTATGAAAAATTCCACGACCTGGTAGGCAACTTTTCCCAGTGAAGTAAATTTCCATCGTAGCATGCATGCATATTTAATGTCTATCTCATCCTCCGAAAATTCAGGTGGCTTCTGGAAAATCATTCACTAGCAACGATTACATGGCGCCAACACCAAGTTGGGCCGTCTATGGAGCAGAGGAAGGTGGTTTTGATCCGGAGCAAACTCGTTACAAAAAAGAGCGGCATCACAAAAACAGTCGCTGAGCGGGTGTGGTACTATTTTTTGGTTGCTGAAATAGGTCGGTCAGGTTGGAGTTTCGCCCTTTGAGAGAAAGTTGAATGGCTAGAGCAGTCCGCAGTTTTGTTTGCAGAATCAGGTTTTACTGTACACCTAGAAAAGTTAATTCCGTAGAATAGTCACGAAATGCAACAAACAGATGCTACTACTGTATCTTGCGATCAAAGTACTCCTTCATTATGCAAATGGTTGGTTGGTGGCAGTGCTTATTTATGAACCGCGTTGACTTGCTAATGATCTTTGTACCTTATTTTCTTGGCATGTGCAGACCACTGCGACCTTATTTTCCTGTTGCTTCTTCTCCTATGCCATATATGTGCCCTTTcccctccttttcttttcaagtcTCAACTCGCTCAAACAGCACAAGAACCTCGCAAAGTCTATTAATTTTGAGCGAGCGATACGACCACCCCCTTTTCTCCATACGCGAGTTTCAAGACGTTGCAGTCGAACAGAGTCCATACTAATTTATAGTGAAGCTTCGTGGGAATGAAATAGTGTGTGCCTTTTGGTTCACATTGGCATGGAAAAGTGAATTTGGAAACTTCAATTTGTAAAGAGCGAAACCACGGAGCATCACGATTCTTCAAGAGGAGGGCTCGGAGGTGAAGGCAAATTGATCACTACAGCATCATCCTCGGGGGCCAGGGAAATCTTGAGCCTGGATTTGATTTGAGAGAAAAAGGGGTATCGTTGACAGTCGGCAAAGTGCGCAACGGAATACGGCGCGCTGCCTTCTACTTGCTCGCCATTTTAACCATCATATTATTTGCCTAGCCTTCCATGGAAAATACTCGATTGCTTTTGATAATAATTGGCCAATCACTTAGCAGTTGCGTTTCCAGCCTCATTTCTTCTCTTGCTTTTCTGTCACAGATTTTGTTCCCAATCAACGTCCACTGGCCCTACCCCAGGAGAAAGTTCACTTGGATGACTTAATTGCCCCATTTATCCTCTTCTtctctatttatttattattttttttttttgggaaggggggggggggggtgttggtGGGGAGTTGTTTTCCGGGTTCCTGGAATAACGAAAAAAGACGTAGTAAAGAAAGAATGGAAACAGAATTTTCA contains the following coding sequences:
- the LOC113710878 gene encoding S-adenosyl-L-methionine-dependent tRNA 4-demethylwyosine synthase-like, with protein sequence MSPSLSPTRLTLLTLLSATTLYLFYKSHRRLLHRLKTFKTLNPDPRGKIFFISQTSTSKGLAQRLHNLLTLNNLPFDLIDPKDYEPEDLCKETLVLVIASTWENGEPPQNGAFLVNWVNESAEDFRVGAALLVKCKFAVFGVGSRAYGETFNAVGKGLSGNLRKLGAKELLEICEGDVDGGDLDKVFDGWSQKVVEALTDNLKENGVYFGNLNGVDGEASDEEEYDDEDDEEGENGGESELVDLEDIAGKGPSRRKEMVEAKANGELNGVTGKKAMVTPVIRANLEKQGYKVIGSHSGVKLCRWTKSQLRGRGGCYKHSFYGIESHRCMEATPSLACANKCVFCWRHHTNPVGKSWQWKMDDPLEIVNTAIELHTKMIRQMKGVPGVKEGRLSEGLAPRHCALSLVGEPIMYPEINTLVDELHRRRISTFLVTNAQFPEKIKLLKPVTQLYVSVDAATKDSLKAIDRPLFGDFWERFVESLKALKDKQQRTVYRLTLVKGWNTEDVDAYSSLFGTGNPDFIEIKGVTYCGSSATSKLTMENVPWHYDVKEFSEALCQRSNGEYEVACEHVHSCCVLLAKVEKFKVDGQWYTWIDYEKFHDLVASGKSFTSNDYMAPTPSWAVYGAEEGGFDPEQTRYKKERHHKNSR